One genomic window of Vibrio rhizosphaerae includes the following:
- a CDS encoding glycoside hydrolase family 5 protein yields MKLIKILIATLGCIYALSAQAGFYIANGVLYEGNGHPFKMRGINHAHTWYVDRLNHALDGIAATGANTVRVVLSNGQRWNKNSPADVANVIWQAKTRHLITVLEVHDTTGFGEEWQAASLDSAADYWIELKDQLIGQEDYVIINLGNEPVGNGVNANVWIDGHIHAIQRLRNAGLTHTLMVDAPNWGQDWQQIMLNRAQSVFDADPLRNTIFSVHMYQVYGGYPAVNNYITAFLNKGLALVVGEFGASHQGEDVAEDAIMERAETLNIGYIGWSWSGNNQDVADLDIVNHWDNNSYSAWGKILIDGVNGIRTTSTPATIFTCGASCQ; encoded by the coding sequence ATGAAATTGATAAAAATATTAATCGCAACGTTGGGCTGTATTTACGCTTTATCTGCCCAAGCCGGGTTTTATATCGCCAATGGCGTTTTATATGAAGGCAATGGGCATCCTTTTAAAATGCGTGGCATCAACCATGCCCACACTTGGTATGTTGATCGGTTGAATCATGCTTTAGACGGAATTGCCGCGACAGGGGCAAATACAGTTCGGGTGGTTTTGAGTAATGGTCAGCGCTGGAATAAGAATAGTCCTGCCGATGTAGCGAATGTGATTTGGCAAGCCAAAACAAGACATCTAATCACGGTGCTTGAAGTCCATGATACAACCGGCTTTGGTGAAGAGTGGCAGGCTGCAAGTTTAGATTCTGCCGCGGATTATTGGATTGAACTCAAAGATCAACTTATTGGGCAAGAGGATTATGTCATCATCAATCTGGGTAATGAACCCGTGGGGAATGGCGTGAATGCCAATGTGTGGATTGACGGTCATATCCATGCCATTCAGCGCTTAAGAAACGCGGGATTGACTCATACTCTGATGGTTGATGCGCCAAACTGGGGACAAGACTGGCAACAGATTATGCTGAATCGTGCGCAGTCAGTATTTGATGCTGACCCGCTGCGCAATACCATTTTTAGTGTCCACATGTATCAGGTCTATGGGGGCTATCCGGCTGTGAATAATTACATCACTGCATTTCTCAACAAAGGTCTGGCACTGGTTGTCGGTGAGTTTGGTGCGAGCCATCAAGGCGAGGATGTTGCGGAAGATGCGATTATGGAGCGGGCCGAAACGTTGAATATCGGCTATATCGGCTGGTCATGGTCGGGCAATAATCAAGATGTTGCGGATCTGGATATTGTCAACCACTGGGATAACAACTCATATAGTGCATGGGGCAAAATCCTGATTGATGGCGTGAATGGTATCCGAACAACCTCGACACCAGCCACAATATTCACTTGTGGTGCATCTTGTCAGTAA